From Triticum urartu cultivar G1812 chromosome 2, Tu2.1, whole genome shotgun sequence, a single genomic window includes:
- the LOC125538676 gene encoding NAP1-related protein 1-like, giving the protein MATAEQKGKRPRIEAEEGNSIDDALLLSIEKLQEIQDEIERVNEEASDKVLEVEQKYNEVRRPVYTRRNEIIKEIPDFWLTAFLSHPMLGELLTEDDQKIFKHLVSIDVDEFQDIKSGYSITLAFSSNPYFEDTKLTKTCSFSDDGKITVKATTINWKDGMDIANGKAYTENGEKRLLIDESFFTWFNDAKNKSFSDGVMDEVADVIKEELWPNPLKYFNNEAEDEFEDDEDEEGFDEDDDDEDEEEEEDDEE; this is encoded by the exons ATGGCGACGGCGGAGCAGAAGGGGAAGAGGCCGAGGATCGAGGCGGAGGAGGGCAACAGCATCGACGACGCCCTACTGCTCTCCATCGAGAagctccaggagatccaggacgAGATCGAGAGG GTTAATGAGGAAGCCAGTGATAAAGTCTTGGAGGTGGAACAGAAGTACAATGAAGTTCGCAGGCCAGTTTATACTCGACGGAATGAAATTATCAAGGAAATTCCGGACTTCTGGTTGACTGCG TTTCTAAGCCATCCTATGCTTGGTGAACTTCTGACTGAAGATGATCAAAAG ATATTCAAACACTTGGTGTCTATCGATGTGGATGAGTTTCAAGATATTAAATCAGGCTACTCCATTACTCTT GCATTCTCTTCTAATCCATATTTTGAAGATACAAAGCTTACAAAAACATGTTCATTCAGTGATGATGGGAAAATAACTGTGAAGGCCACCACCATCAATTGGAAGGATGGAATG GATATTGCAAATGGAAAGGCATACACGGAGAATGGGGAGAAACGACTATTGATTGATGAGAG TTTCTTCACTTGGTTCAATGATGCAAAGAACAAAAGTTTTTCTGATGGAGTGATGGATGAG GTGGCAGATGTTATCAAGGAAGAATTGTGGCCTAATCCTTTGAAGTATTTTAACAAT GAGGCTGAAGATGAATTTGAAGATGACGAGGATGAAGAG GGATttgatgaagacgacgatgatgaagatgaagaagaggaggaagatgatGAGGAGTGA